The Candidatus Desulfarcum epimagneticum genomic interval CTGTCCGAAGTGCACAGGACCACGTGAGCCTTTTTCACCTCATCCCGCGGCGTGAGCAAAACATCGGCCGTTTCTCCGGATTTTCCCGCGAGGCTTCCGAGAACCTCTTCGAATTTCTCGGCATAAGGTCTGAAAGCCTCCATATTGGTCTGGGCGCCTCTCAATCTGGAAGTGGCCACCATGTTCATGGCCTTTGTGATCTGTTTTGTCTTTTTGACCGCGCCAATCTTCACTTGGACGTCTTTTAAACTTGGCATAAACTTAAGACCTTAATGTGTTTGGGTTATTATTTGGCGACGCTTTTAAATTCCTCGCCGTAAGCGGCAATGGCCTCGGCCATCTTCTTGTCCAGATCGTCCGAAATTTCCTCTTTTTCTTTCAGCTCGGAAAAGATTTCCGGGCGCCGCTCTTCCATAAACGTGTAAAGTCCGGCCTCATATTCGCCCAGGGAATCAATGGGATAATCATCCAGGTATCCCTTGGTTCCGGCGTAGATAATGGTGACCTGTTTTTCCATGGGCAACGGCTGATACTGGAGCTGCTTCAAGATTTCAACCAGCCTCGCGCCTCGGGTCAGCTGTTTCTGGGTGCCGGCGTCCAGGTCGCTTCCGAAGGCGGCGAAGGCCTCCAGCTCGCGGAACTGGGCCAGATCCAGACGCAGGGTTCCCGCCACCTGTTTCATGGCTTTGACCTGGGCGGCGCCGCCGACCCGGGACACGGAAAGCCCCACGTTGATGGACGGCCTGACTCCGGCGAAGAACAAAGAGGGCTCAAGATAGATCTGCCCGTCCGTGATGGAAATAACGTTTGTGGGAATATAGGCGGAAACGTCTCCGGCCTGGGTTTCGATGATGGGAAGCGCCGTCAGGGAGCCGGCCCCGAGATCATCGTTGAGTTTCGCGGCGCGTTCCAGAAGGCGCGAATGGTTGTAGAAAATATCCCCGGGATAGGCCTCGCGTCCGGGGGGGCGTCTCAAAAGAAGAGAAACCTGGCGGTAGGCGGCGGCCTGTTTGGAAAGATCGTCATAGATAATCAGGGCGTGCTGTCCCTTGTCCCGGAAGTATTCGCCCATGGCGCAGCCCGCATAGGGGGCGACAAACTGCAGGGTGGCCGGATCGCTGGCGCAGGCCGAAACGATGGTGGTGTACTCCATGGCCCCGTGTTTTTCCAGCACCGCGTGCACCTGGGCCACAGTGGATTTTTTCTGGCCGCACGCCACATAAATGCAGTAGATATCGGTTTCTTTCTGGGCCAGGATGGCGTCGATCGCGCAGGCGGTTTTCCCGATCTGGCGGTCGCCGATGATCAGCTCCCGCTGTCCCCGTCCCACCGGCGTCATGGCGTCAACGGCTTTAAGACCCGTGTAGCAGGGCTCATGGACGCCTTTTCGGGCGATGACGCCCGGGGCCACCATTTCAACACGGGAGAACACATCGGCGTTGATGGGGCCTTTCCCGTCCAGGGGCTCGCCCACGGCGGAAACCACCCGGCCCAGAACAGGCTCTCCAACGGGAACCTCGGCGATCCTGCCCGTCCTTTTGACCATATCGCCTTCCTTGATATGGATGTCCTCGCCCATGATGGCCACGCCGACATTGTCCTCCTCAAGGTTGAGAACAAGGCCCAGGGTCCCGTCTAAAAACTCCACCAGCTCCAGCGCCATGGCTTTTTCAAGACCGTAAATTCTGGCGATGCCGTCGCCCACCGACAAGACGATTCCGGTTTCGCTCAGCTCAACCTTCTTGTCGTAATCTTTAATCTGCTCCTTGATAATCTGGCTTATTTCCTCAGCTTTTAATTCCATTATGCACGCTCACCCCTTTTTAAAGATTCTCTCATATTGAGTAATTGCGTTTTGATGCTTCCATCCAAAACAAGGTCGCCTATCCGGGTCACGACGCCGCCAATGAGGTCGGGATCCTCGCCGACATCCAGATCCACATCTTTCCCCGTCCTTTTGGACAGGGTTTCGCGAATCTTCTCCACGGCCTCGGATGAAAGTTTCGCGGCGGAGACAAGGCTGGCCCGGGCCACTCCCTTGAGTTCGTCGGCCAGCCTCTTGTAAACGTCGTTGACGCTGCCCAGGAATCCGAACCGACCTTTGTCGTACAGCAAAAGCAGGAATGCCTTCAGCGTGGCCGAAGCATTCATTTTCTCCATGATCGCCATCAAAATCTTTTTCCGGCTCGCCGGGTCATGCAACGGATTGACGATGATCTGTTCCAGATCTTTGTTTGCCGAGACAAGTCCGGCGATGCCGTCCAGCTCTTTCCTGTAAGCCTCGGCCTGGCCGTCCTCCTTGCCAATCAGGAGAAGGGCCTTGGCGTAACGTCTCGATATAGCTAAATTTTTCACGATGTCACCACCTTGTTCAAATATTCATCCACCAGCCGTTCCTGATCTTCGGCGGCGATGCCGGACCGAATCATTTCCTCGGCTTTGGCAAAAGACTTTTCCAAAACTTCCCTGTGGAGCATATCTTTGGCTTTTTCAAACTCATGCTCAATGTTGCGCCGGGCCTGCTCCTCCAGTTTTTCAGCGGCGACTTTGGCCTGCCGGCGTATTTTCTCCCCGGCCTCCTTGCCCTGCTCAATGTAATCCTGAACAATTTTTTCAGCCTGCTTGTCCAGAAGCGAGAGTTTCTCGTTGTATTCGGCCAATTCTTTTTCCGCCTCTTTTTTCCGGGTCTCGAGGTCTTTCAGCTGGTCCTCAATGCCCGTGATCCGATCCTGAAGCGCGCCGGCCAGGGGCTTTTTCAGCACAAAGAAAAGAATCGTCGCCAGCGCGACGAAATTCATGATTCTCCATGTGTCATTCATGACCCATCCCGGGCCCCCGTGACCTCCCCCGCCCGACTCCGCCGCCGCCGGACCGATCAAAACCAGCAAAAGAGCCCCGGCCAGGGGCAGCATGACGGACAGACGCTGACGGAAATTTTCCGGAACCTTCATTAAACAGTCCTCCCTATAATCTTTTGGCAGATGGCGTCGGCAAAATCATCCACTTGTTTCATCAAGGATCCCCTCACCGAGTCCACGTCTTTGGCCACGCTGTCTCGAACCTCCCCCAGCCTCGCCTGGGCCGAGGCGTTGATCTCCTCCATGATGGCCCGCTCCTCCTCGGCCGCCTTGCCGGCCAGGGCCTCTTTTTCTTTCAGGCCCCTGATCCTGGCCTCATTGACGCCCGAGACGAACGCCCGGTCCTTGTCCGCCGCGTCGGCGATGGACTTTTCAATCTGGGATTCCAGACCTTCGATTTTCTCCTTTCTCAGAACCAGCATCTTTCGAATGGGTCTGTACAGCACAATATTCAGCGCCCATATGAGAAAACCAAAATTGAAAATTTGAATAAGCAACGATTGGTCGACCTTGATGATATCCATATTGACTGGCTCCTGTCGCAAAAAGTAGTGTTGTGAAACCCTTCAAAAATTCAAGACTAATTAATTGCGGTTTGATACATCAAACACAGAAAATTGTCAAAGGTTTTTTGTGTTTTTTCAAAAAAACGGCCCGGGCGTCCGCTCACTGCGGTTTTTTCTCCCCGGCCGGCCGGTCTCCGGACGCGTCCTCGCCTTTCTTTCGGGAAAGCGGGCGCGTTTTCATGGAGCAGTTGCCGTTTAAAACGCCCCCCGCCTCAATGGAGATGACCGGGGCCTGGATGTCCCCCACAACGCGGCCGGGCGGATGAATCTCGATTTTTTTCGCCGCCTGAACGGCCCCGTTCACCTCCCCCATGATGATGGCGACGCCCACGGCGATCTCCCCGTTGATCAGGGCTTTTTCCCCCACGATCACCGTGCCTTCGGAGCCGAGTATCTTCCCCTCGATTTTTCCGTCCAGCCGGATGACGCTTTTAAATTCAATGGTCCCTTCAATGGCGACGTCAGGTCCTAAAAAAGTCGAGACAGATCCATCGGCGACGCTTTTTTTTCTTTTTCTTCCAATCATCTGTGTGTCTCCTGTCCCGAACGGCCCGGGCCGTGCGAGTTCCAAAACCCGCCGCCTGGGTGTCCGGCGAAAAAATAATCCAAAATGCGAGTCCGCCTGGCGAAGGCGTCAAAAAATCCTGTAAAAAAACGTCCCAGGCCCCTTTCAGTCAAACATAAAACGACGCATGCTGATATTTAAAAGAAGGCCGACGCTGATCATCATGGTCAGGGTGGACGAACCCCCGTAGCTGACAAAGGGAAGGGGAACCCCCACCACCGGCATCAGGCCCATCACCATGCCGATGTTGATGAACACCTGCCAGAACATCATGATGGCGATGCCCGCCGCCAGTATGGCGCCGAAAGAATCCCGGCACCGGTAGGCGACGTTTAAAGCCATGAGAATCAGGGCCAGAAAAAGAAACAGGACCAGCGCCGATCCGGCGAAACCCCGCTCCTCGGCCCATACCGAAAAAATAAAATCCGTGTGCCGCTCCGGAAGAAAGGAAAGGGCGCTTTGGGTCCCTTCCAGAAATCCCTTTCCCCAGACCGTTCCCGAGCCGATGGCGATCTTGGACTGGATGATATGGTAGCCGGCGTTCAGGGGATCCCGGTCCGGATCCAGGAAGGTTAAAATCCGCTTTTTCTGGTATTCCTTTAAAAAAAACCACACCACCGGAACGCTGACCGCGAAAAAAGCGGACAGAAAAAGAAACGCGCCCCTTTTGATCTTTGCGAAAAGCGCGGTGGAGGCGGCGATGATGGCGATGAGCAAAGCGGTCCCCAGATCCGGCTGACGGATGATCAGGGCAAACGGAACCAGGATCGCGGCCATGGGAAAAACAAGCTTGCGCATTCCCACTCCCCCGGTTTCGGCGTTTTTTGAATAATAACGGGCCATGACAATGATAATGGCGATTTTGACGATCTCCGAGGGCTGAATGGAAATCGGCCCCAGAATCAGCCATCGCCTGGCGCCCCCCACCACTTTTCCGAAGACCGGCACGCACACCAGAAGAATCACGCATCCGGCGTAAATGAAATAGGCCCACTTGTCCAGATTCTTGTAATCAAAAAGAAAACACGCCGTCATCGTGGGAAGGCCGATGCCCATCCAAAACAGCTGTTTGTAAAAAAAAGTCCCGCTGGACGACGGGTGGGCCGCCATCACGGAGCTGTAAACCGTGGCGGCTCCGATCACGCAGAGCAGAAGCGTCACAGCGGCGATCCCCCAGTCGAAATTCTGATACAGCCGTTTGTCAAACATGTCAGGACCGGCCTCCATTATTCAAATACGCGTGAACCAGGTCCCTGGCGATGGTCCCGGCCGCCGCGGCGCCGTGCTCACCGTGCTCCACCACCACCGAAATGGCGATTTTCGGGTCTTTGTGGGGCGCGTAAGCCACGAACAGGGCGTGGGCTTTGAGATGCGCAGGCTTTTTTTTCAGCATATCCTCGTTCACTTTCCGACTGACCAGCTGCGCGGTGCCGGTCTTGCCGCTGATCACGACCCCGGGCGCCCGTATGGCCCACGCGGTGCCGCTGCTTTTGTTCACCACTCTCCAGAGGCCCGACCGGACAACAGAAAGGGTTTTGGGGCTGGCGTGCAGTTTGCCCATGACCACGGGAGCGCTCTTTTCCACCGCGGCCCCGCCGGCGTCCTCGATCCTTTTCACGATCAGGGGCCGGTGACGGACTCCGCCGTTGGCCACCGCTGAAATCAGGACCGCGAGCTGCAGGGGAGTGGCCAGGTTGTATCCCTGGCCGATGGCCACGGAAAGCGTCTCCCCTCCCCGCCACGGAATCCCGGTTTTTCGCTTTTTCCAGGCGGCCGTGGGAACCAGACCCTGTTCCTCATGGACCAGGCTCACCCCGGTCAGCGCCCCCAGTCCGCAGGCCTTGGCGTACCAGGACAGCTTCTCCACCCCGATCTTCTGGCCCAGATGGTAAAAAAACACGTCGCAGGACACGCCAAGGGCCTCCTCAAGGGTCACCCGACCATGCCCGGTGGTTTTCCAGCACCTGAAAACCCGGTCCCCGTATTCATAATGCCCCGGGCAATGGATCCGGGAACGCTCGTCAATGACGCCCTCTTCCAGGGCGGCGATGGCCGTCACAATCTTATACGTGGACGCCGGGGGATATTCCGCCTGAATGGCCTTGTTCCTCATGGGGCGGTCGCTGTTGGATATGATGCTCCCCCACTGTTTGCGGGTCATGCCGTCCACAAAGGCGTTTTGATCAAAGGACGGGCTGCTGGCCATGGCCAGGATTTCCCCGGAGTGGGGGGCCATGGCCACCACCGCCCCGGCCACATTTTCCAAAAGGGCCTCGGCTTTTTTCTGCAAAGCATGGTCGATGGTCATAAACAGGTTGTGCCCCGGACGGGCCTTGACTTCATTGAGCACATTCACCACCTGTCCGGCGGCGTTCACCTCCACCTGCCGCCCCCCGCTCTCTCCCCTCAAAAAACGCTCAAACGCCTTTTCGACCCCGAACTTGCCGATGTAATCCCCGCCCCTGTAGGCGCTGTATTTCGGATTTTTCAGCTCCCCGGGGCTGATCTCGCTCAAATAGCCGATGAGGTGGGCGGCGCTTTTCCTGTGGATGTAATGGCGGCGGGGCCTGATCTTCACCACCACTCCCGGCAGATCGAATTTATGGACCTCCACGGCCGCGAGCATGTCCCGGCCGATGTCATGCCGGATCAAAATGGGCTTGTAGCCCCGCCGGCCTTTTTTTTTCGCGATCCGGGACCTGATCTCCGCCGCGTCGATGGAGGTGTGCCGGGAAAGTTTTTCAATGGTCCGGTCCAGCGAACCGGCGTCTTTTAATATGATGCTCAAATCAAAGGCCGGCCGGTTTTCCACCAGAAGCTCGCCGTTTCGGTCAAAAATCAGTCCCCGGGGCGCCTCGACATACTGAAGCCGGATACAGTTGTTCTCCGAAAGACGGCTGAAGTCCTCCCCTTTGACGATCTGCAAATAGTAGACCCGGGCCAAAAGGAGAGTAAACATCCCAATCGCCAGAGCCCCCAGGCCGATCAGGCGCTTTTTGTACCAGTCGCTGTCCGGGGCGTCCAGGTATTGATCAAAGCCCTTTTTTATTTTGGCCCCCTCCAGGGGAAATCATACCCTTCCCCTTCTTTTTGCCAGAAATTCAGTCTGCCATCCCTCCACCCTGCGGTAAGCGTTTTCAATCAAAACCATCAGAAAGGGCCCGGCGCACACGGCCCAGAAAATCTGCTCCGCGGCGGAGCCGGCGGCCCGGGACAAAAAACCGGACCCGGGAGAGGCCATGGCCACGGGAAAAAAGAAAATGACATTCTGGGCGAAAACGCCGGCGGAAATCACGACGGGTTTGAGAAAAAAATCTTTGATGTCCACAAAGGCCATCAGGCGGCGGATTCCTAAAAAAATCCAGAAATACGCCGTCATATAAAGTCCGAAAGGTCCCCCTGTGAGGGCGTCCATCATGAAGCCGGCGAAAAGGACCCCGAACAGACTCTCCCCGAAGGGCCGAAAAATCCCCAAGTAGATGACCCATGCGGCCAGGGGATCGAAAAAGCCGTCCAGTATTCGAAAATACGGCATGAAAGAGGAGCGGATAATTATCAAAAAAAGCGCCGCGCCCGTATGAAACAGATAAATCATTTCAATTTCCCGCCGGACCAGTCCTTTTGATTGGGGCTCAAAAGCACCAGCGCCTCTTCAAGCCTTTCAAAATCCACATAAGGGACCACCACGGCTTTCTGGAAAATCCCGAAATCCGGCTTTGAGACCTCCGAGACATAGCCGATGCGCAGCCCCTTGGGAAACACCCCGTCGATCCCCGACGATATGACGATGTCGCCTTTCCGGATCTCGTTTTTGCGCAGGGCGTACTCCAGGCGGCACTGGCCGGTGGCCTCCCCCTTGATGACGCCTCTGGCCCGGTTCCGCTGGATCATGGCGTCCACGGCGCTGTTCGGGTCCGTGATCAGAAGAACTTTGGAATAGCGGGACGACACCTCGGACACCTGCCCCGCGATGTCGCCCGACACGATCACCGGCAGCCCCTTCCGGACGCCGTCCGCCTCCCCTTTGTCAATGACGATGGTTTTAAACCATCTGGAGGGGTCCCGTCCGATGACCTCGGCCGCCGCGACATGGCTGGGAAGGGAATTCCTGAAATTCAGAAGCCCCCGGAGCCGCGAATTGGTCATCTCGATTTCCACGCACCGGTTGTTCTTTTCAACCCGCTTTTCAAGCGCGCTTTTCAGCTCCCGGTTTTCCTCGGACACCGAAATAAGATAAAAATAATCTGTCCAGAAATTCTTGGCGAAATGGGTCAGGCGGGTGACGGCCTCCTGGAGCGGGGCGATGAGCCACATCGTCGCCCGCCCCAGACCGTGACCGGCGTTCTGACGGGGGCCTCTGACTGAAAGAACCGCGATGTTGACGACGATCAAAACCGTCACGCCGGCGATCATCAAGGTTTTTTTTGAAAACATGGCATCATGAAATCGTGACGCTTTTCAACGTCTCGATGCTGTCAATGGCCTTCCCGGAGCCCACCACCACCGTGGTGAGGGGGTCCTCCGTCACTGTGATGGGAAGACCGCTTTCCTCCCTGAAAAGCTTGTCCAGATTTTTTAAAAGAGCGCCCCCTCCCGTGAGAACGATGCCCCGGTCCACAATGTCGGCGGCGAGTTCGGGGGGGGTCTGCTCCAAAGCGATTTTGACGGTTTCCAAAATGGCGTCGATCTGCTCGGAGATGGCCTCCCGGATTTCCTTCGAATCGATGGCCAGAATCTTGGGAATGCCCGACACCATGTCCCGGCCCTTGACCTCAAGTGTCTCCAGATTCTGGGAGTCCGGGTACGCGTTTCCGATGGTGGTCTTGATGATTTCGGCGCTTCTTTCCCCGATGAGCATGTTGTATTCGCGCTTGATATACTGCATGATGGCGGAGTCCATCTTGTCTCCGGCCACGCGTATGGAGCGGCTGTAAACGATTCCCGCCAGGGATATGACGGCCACCTCGGTGGTCCCCCCGCCGATGTCCACGATCATGTTGCAGGTGGGCTCGGCGATGGGCATTCCCGCGCCGATGGCGGCGGCCATGGGCTCTTCAATGAGGTACACCTCCCGGGCGCCCGCCGACTCGGCGGACTCCATGACCGCCCGCTTTTCCACCTGGGTGATCCCGGAGGGCACCGCGATGATAATCCGGGGCCTGACCAATTTCCGGTTGTTGTGGGCTTTCCGGATAAAATGCCCAAGCATGGCCTCGGTGACCTCAAAATCGGCGATCACCCCGTCCCGCATGGGACGAATGGCCACAATGCTTCCCGGGGTCCTGCCCAGCATATTTTTGGCCTCCGCCCCCACAGCCAGTATCCGGGTTCGGTTTCTTTTATCCGTCTGAACGGCGACGACCGAAGGCTCGTTGAGCACGATCCCCTTTCCCTTGACATACACAAGGGTGTTCGCAGTCCCGAGATCGATGGCAAGGTCGCTTGAAAACACGCCGAGCAAACTGTCTAAAAAAAAATTCATATCCCCTCATCTTCGCGCATGACGCGCCTGTCGCTGTTTGTAAAGTTCCAACCCAAATTTTTTTTGATATCAAAATAATAAAGCCGTATCAAGGCAAAATGTGATTTTTTTTTCACAAAAGACAAACGCCGCCGGCCCCGAGACCCGTCTTTGTCATACCCCCATTGCCTTCATGAGCGCGTCGTGTATTTTCGGCCTGAACGCTTTGATCCGGGTATTTTCCCGGGAGGGGTGAACCCGGTTGGTCAAAAGAATGGCGATGACCTCCCGGGCCGGATCCATCCAGAAGGAGGTTCCCGTAAATCCCAGGTGGCCCAGGCTGTTTTTGGAAAAACGTCTCCCGCAGCCGGGGGTCTCCCCGGACGGCATGTCAAAGCCCAGCGCCCGCCCCGCCCCGGCCTGTTTCTCAAAAAAAACCTCAAGAAGCCGCCTTTCAAAAACCGCGCTCTTTTTTTTCCCCGAAAAAACGGAAAGAATCTCTCCCAGAAGCCGATGAACCGGAAGGGCGTCTCCGAAAAGACCCGCGTGGCCCTCAATCCCCCCGGCCGCCCAGGCGTTGTCGTCATGAACCTCGCCTTTGAGCATGGTCTTTCGCCAGGGGCAGAACTCGGTGGCGGCGAAATCCGCGTCCGAAAATGTGGCGCCGTCCGGGTCCGTTGAATGAATATCCACAAAAAAAAGCCCCCGAACGCCAAGGGGGGCGTAAACCGCGTCATGGACAAACCGGTCCAGGCGCCTTTCGGACACAGCCTCGACGACCCGGGACAAAAGCATGAATCCCAAATCACTGTAAAGCGCCCCGCGACCCGGCCGCGCCGCCAGGGGCTCGTCAAAAAGAAACCGGGTCAGCGCCTCTTTTCTTTCCGGCGCGGGCATGCCCATCAACGCCCGGTGGTAGGGGCGCCAGGCCGCCAGGCCGGATGTGTGGGCCAGAAGGCGGCGGATGGAGACCCCGCGCTTTTGAAATCCCGAAAGAACGGATCCCAGCTCCTGATCCATGTCCAGTTTCCCGTCCCTGATCAGGGCCATGACGCCAAGGGCGGTGGCCAGGGGTTTGGTCAAAGAGGCGAGATCGAAAACCGTTTCCCGGGACACCGGGCGCCTGGAGAAAATGTCCGAGACGCCGAAGGATTCAAAAAAGCGGATGTCTCCGCCCCTGGACGCCAGGAACACGCCGCCCGGAAAAACCTTTTCGGACACGGCCCGGGCCATGAGGGCGCGGACTGTCTCCATATTCCCGGCGGCCCTCATCCCGGGGCGCCCCCCGGCGTGGCGGTGGCCGGCCCATGAAAAAAAAGCCTTTTGTCCCGGGCGTCCAAAACAGCCTCCACGCCCATGGGCAAAGCAAGGTTGTCCCGGCCGTGTCCCGACTCAAATCCGGCCAGAACGGGCACGCCATACTCCCCGAATATGTCCTTACATATGGAATAAATGTCCCC includes:
- the mreB gene encoding cell wall structural complex MreBCD, actin-like component MreB (Evidence 2a : Function from experimental evidences in other organisms; PubMedId : 14517265, 14573351, 15016371, 2687239, 3049542, 9298646; Product type s : structure) → MNFFLDSLLGVFSSDLAIDLGTANTLVYVKGKGIVLNEPSVVAVQTDKRNRTRILAVGAEAKNMLGRTPGSIVAIRPMRDGVIADFEVTEAMLGHFIRKAHNNRKLVRPRIIIAVPSGITQVEKRAVMESAESAGAREVYLIEEPMAAAIGAGMPIAEPTCNMIVDIGGGTTEVAVISLAGIVYSRSIRVAGDKMDSAIMQYIKREYNMLIGERSAEIIKTTIGNAYPDSQNLETLEVKGRDMVSGIPKILAIDSKEIREAISEQIDAILETVKIALEQTPPELAADIVDRGIVLTGGGALLKNLDKLFREESGLPITVTEDPLTTVVVGSGKAIDSIETLKSVTIS
- a CDS encoding conserved hypothetical protein (Evidence 4 : Unknown function but conserved in other organisms); its protein translation is MIGRKRKKSVADGSVSTFLGPDVAIEGTIEFKSVIRLDGKIEGKILGSEGTVIVGEKALINGEIAVGVAIIMGEVNGAVQAAKKIEIHPPGRVVGDIQAPVISIEAGGVLNGNCSMKTRPLSRKKGEDASGDRPAGEKKPQ
- a CDS encoding conserved membrane hypothetical protein (Evidence 4 : Unknown function but conserved in other organisms); the encoded protein is MIYLFHTGAALFLIIIRSSFMPYFRILDGFFDPLAAWVIYLGIFRPFGESLFGVLFAGFMMDALTGGPFGLYMTAYFWIFLGIRRLMAFVDIKDFFLKPVVISAGVFAQNVIFFFPVAMASPGSGFLSRAAGSAAEQIFWAVCAGPFLMVLIENAYRRVEGWQTEFLAKRRGRV
- the atpF gene encoding ATP synthase subunit b 1 — encoded protein: MKVPENFRQRLSVMLPLAGALLLVLIGPAAAESGGGGHGGPGWVMNDTWRIMNFVALATILFFVLKKPLAGALQDRITGIEDQLKDLETRKKEAEKELAEYNEKLSLLDKQAEKIVQDYIEQGKEAGEKIRRQAKVAAEKLEEQARRNIEHEFEKAKDMLHREVLEKSFAKAEEMIRSGIAAEDQERLVDEYLNKVVTS
- the mrdB gene encoding cell wall shape-determining protein (Evidence 2a : Function from experimental evidences in other organisms; PubMedId : 3316191; Product type cp : cell process) codes for the protein MFDKRLYQNFDWGIAAVTLLLCVIGAATVYSSVMAAHPSSSGTFFYKQLFWMGIGLPTMTACFLFDYKNLDKWAYFIYAGCVILLVCVPVFGKVVGGARRWLILGPISIQPSEIVKIAIIIVMARYYSKNAETGGVGMRKLVFPMAAILVPFALIIRQPDLGTALLIAIIAASTALFAKIKRGAFLFLSAFFAVSVPVVWFFLKEYQKKRILTFLDPDRDPLNAGYHIIQSKIAIGSGTVWGKGFLEGTQSALSFLPERHTDFIFSVWAEERGFAGSALVLFLFLALILMALNVAYRCRDSFGAILAAGIAIMMFWQVFINIGMVMGLMPVVGVPLPFVSYGGSSTLTMMISVGLLLNISMRRFMFD
- the mrdA gene encoding Beta-lactamase — encoded protein: MFTLLLARVYYLQIVKGEDFSRLSENNCIRLQYVEAPRGLIFDRNGELLVENRPAFDLSIILKDAGSLDRTIEKLSRHTSIDAAEIRSRIAKKKGRRGYKPILIRHDIGRDMLAAVEVHKFDLPGVVVKIRPRRHYIHRKSAAHLIGYLSEISPGELKNPKYSAYRGGDYIGKFGVEKAFERFLRGESGGRQVEVNAAGQVVNVLNEVKARPGHNLFMTIDHALQKKAEALLENVAGAVVAMAPHSGEILAMASSPSFDQNAFVDGMTRKQWGSIISNSDRPMRNKAIQAEYPPASTYKIVTAIAALEEGVIDERSRIHCPGHYEYGDRVFRCWKTTGHGRVTLEEALGVSCDVFFYHLGQKIGVEKLSWYAKACGLGALTGVSLVHEEQGLVPTAAWKKRKTGIPWRGGETLSVAIGQGYNLATPLQLAVLISAVANGGVRHRPLIVKRIEDAGGAAVEKSAPVVMGKLHASPKTLSVVRSGLWRVVNKSSGTAWAIRAPGVVISGKTGTAQLVSRKVNEDMLKKKPAHLKAHALFVAYAPHKDPKIAISVVVEHGEHGAAAAGTIARDLVHAYLNNGGRS
- a CDS encoding conserved hypothetical protein (Evidence 4 : Unknown function but conserved in other organisms); protein product: MRAAGNMETVRALMARAVSEKVFPGGVFLASRGGDIRFFESFGVSDIFSRRPVSRETVFDLASLTKPLATALGVMALIRDGKLDMDQELGSVLSGFQKRGVSIRRLLAHTSGLAAWRPYHRALMGMPAPERKEALTRFLFDEPLAARPGRGALYSDLGFMLLSRVVEAVSERRLDRFVHDAVYAPLGVRGLFFVDIHSTDPDGATFSDADFAATEFCPWRKTMLKGEVHDDNAWAAGGIEGHAGLFGDALPVHRLLGEILSVFSGKKKSAVFERRLLEVFFEKQAGAGRALGFDMPSGETPGCGRRFSKNSLGHLGFTGTSFWMDPAREVIAILLTNRVHPSRENTRIKAFRPKIHDALMKAMGV
- a CDS encoding Cell shape-determining protein MreC, which encodes MFSKKTLMIAGVTVLIVVNIAVLSVRGPRQNAGHGLGRATMWLIAPLQEAVTRLTHFAKNFWTDYFYLISVSEENRELKSALEKRVEKNNRCVEIEMTNSRLRGLLNFRNSLPSHVAAAEVIGRDPSRWFKTIVIDKGEADGVRKGLPVIVSGDIAGQVSEVSSRYSKVLLITDPNSAVDAMIQRNRARGVIKGEATGQCRLEYALRKNEIRKGDIVISSGIDGVFPKGLRIGYVSEVSKPDFGIFQKAVVVPYVDFERLEEALVLLSPNQKDWSGGKLK
- the atpF gene encoding ATP synthase subunit b (Evidence 2a : Function from experimental evidences in other organisms; Product type e : enzyme); translation: MDIIKVDQSLLIQIFNFGFLIWALNIVLYRPIRKMLVLRKEKIEGLESQIEKSIADAADKDRAFVSGVNEARIRGLKEKEALAGKAAEEERAIMEEINASAQARLGEVRDSVAKDVDSVRGSLMKQVDDFADAICQKIIGRTV
- the atpA gene encoding F1 sector of membrane-bound ATP synthase, alpha subunit (Evidence 2a : Function from experimental evidences in other organisms; PubMedId : 10570135, 2868922, 2903146, 6272228, 6277310, 6278247, 6301339, 6395859, 9298646; Product type e : enzyme) translates to MELKAEEISQIIKEQIKDYDKKVELSETGIVLSVGDGIARIYGLEKAMALELVEFLDGTLGLVLNLEEDNVGVAIMGEDIHIKEGDMVKRTGRIAEVPVGEPVLGRVVSAVGEPLDGKGPINADVFSRVEMVAPGVIARKGVHEPCYTGLKAVDAMTPVGRGQRELIIGDRQIGKTACAIDAILAQKETDIYCIYVACGQKKSTVAQVHAVLEKHGAMEYTTIVSACASDPATLQFVAPYAGCAMGEYFRDKGQHALIIYDDLSKQAAAYRQVSLLLRRPPGREAYPGDIFYNHSRLLERAAKLNDDLGAGSLTALPIIETQAGDVSAYIPTNVISITDGQIYLEPSLFFAGVRPSINVGLSVSRVGGAAQVKAMKQVAGTLRLDLAQFRELEAFAAFGSDLDAGTQKQLTRGARLVEILKQLQYQPLPMEKQVTIIYAGTKGYLDDYPIDSLGEYEAGLYTFMEERRPEIFSELKEKEEISDDLDKKMAEAIAAYGEEFKSVAK
- the atpH gene encoding ATP synthase subunit delta is translated as MKNLAISRRYAKALLLIGKEDGQAEAYRKELDGIAGLVSANKDLEQIIVNPLHDPASRKKILMAIMEKMNASATLKAFLLLLYDKGRFGFLGSVNDVYKRLADELKGVARASLVSAAKLSSEAVEKIRETLSKRTGKDVDLDVGEDPDLIGGVVTRIGDLVLDGSIKTQLLNMRESLKRGERA